A region of the Prochlorococcus marinus XMU1402 genome:
AAAAAGTATTTTAAATTTGATTTATCAAACAAAGTTTTTAGTATGCATCATTGTGTACTATCTTATATATAGAACATAAACTTTAATGGACTCAAATAAACTAAAACTTAGATTAGATGATATTTCTGAAGTCAACCCTGCTTTAACTTGCTACCACAGAGATGATCCAGCTCCTGTTTTGCCCTTAAGAGATGAACCTGATCTGCTATCTTGGCTTGAAAATACAGGAAGGCTTATCGCAGAAAAAGAAGGAGATTCACAAGAAATTAGTACAATAGAAGAAGAAGAACTTTCAGCGCTAATGGGAGAAAAAGAAGATTATAAGACTGAAGAAGAGCCTTCAGAAGATGATTGGGAAGATTAAAAAATTTAACTTTAAATCGTTAGTAATTTTAAATACTTTTGCCCTAATAGTTACATCGTATTTTTTTAATAATTTTCTTCTTATAGGAGTTTTTACATTATTTTTTTTTATTTCTTTATTAACAACAAAGAATGGTCTAGAAATAATTAGAAAATTAAATTTACTTCAAAATATTAGAACAGAAGGTCCCGCTAATCACTATAAAAAAAATGATACCCCAACGATGGGTGGAATCTTAATGATAGTCCCTTTTTTAATTTTTCTTTTGATAATAACTATAAATTTAGGTTCTCTAAAATTATTTCTTTTATTACTGTCTATTTCTGGATTTTTCATTATAGGGTTTTTAGATGATTATTTAAGTATTAAAAACAAAGAAAATACAGGGTTAAGAACAAAAGAAAAATTTATTCTACAAAGTATCATCTCAATGATTTTTTTATTGTTAGCCTATGAAAAAAATTTAATAAATCCATTAATAACAGTATCTGACTCTTGGGGAATAAATATGAATATATTTATATTGCCAATTTCTTTTTTAGTACTAGTTGGTATGAGTAATTCAGTAAATTTGACTGATGGACTTGATGGATTAGCAGCTGGATGCAGTGGGATTGTCTTTTATGGATTAGGGACAGAAATTTTAATGAAAGAACAGCAGGAACTTTTTGTTTTTAGTATTCTTTGTTATTCAATGTCTGGAATATGCTTAGGATTTCTCAATTACAATAGTTATCCTGCAAAAATATTTATGGGTGACACTGGATCTCTAAGTATTGGTGCAATACTGAGTTCTATAGCATTATTAACCGATAGCGTTTTTACATTATCTATTTTCTCAGGAATATTTATTATTGAATCATTATCAGTAATGGTTCAAGTAGGTTTTTTTAAAATTACAAAAAAATTATTTCGCAGAGGTAAACGCATATTTTTAATGGCTCCACTGCACCACCATTTTGAACTTCAAGGAGTTAAGGAACAAAAAATAGTTGAAAATTTTTGGAAAATCAACATTTTACTAGTAATTTTAGGTATAGTTTTAAAAATCAATCTTTAAGAAATTTGTTATGAATTTTTTTACATGGAAAGATAATGGATTAACAAGTGACTGCTCAAGTCTTGATGCAATGGCATCACGATTCGAAGAAACTGCTAACTTAATGAAAAAACTATCTAAAAAAGGTTTCAAACTAAAGAAAACTCAAAATAATCAGCTAATTCTTCACCCTGATCCTAAAGTATTTGATCAATGGGGTTTTATTAGTGAAGAACTTCCTTTTAAACAACTCTGTTTAATATCAGATGAGGAATAACTTTTTGACCTTGAAAACTCTTCTGAAAGTATTGATAAATAATTGCGTACATGAGTGTTCCAACTAAAGTGCCTATTAACGCCTTCGATACCATTTCTGCTCCATAATTTCCACTGATTATTATTAGATATCCCTTTTTCAAGAATAACTTTCAACTCATTAATATCAGTAACATCTACTAAAAGTCCATTTTCACATTTTGAGCGAATTTCTTTTGGTCCTCCATCATTTGTTGATATTATTGGTAAACCACATGAAGAAGCTTCTAGAAGTGTTAAACCAAAGGGCTCCGTCAAAGCTGGATTTACAAATACACCCCCTCTGCTAGCAGCCCATCTATATAAAGCAGGAATCTGACTTGGAAGATGCTTTTTTGGATAAGCTACCTTTCCATACAAGTTATATTTATCAATCGTTTCAAAAATTTTATTAAAAACATCTTTTTGTTGAGGATCAAGTTTTGAGGTACTATCTCGACAACCCAAAATCAAAATTAAATTAGCTTTTCTTTTTAATTTTTCTGATCTGCCATATGCCTCAATCAAAGAAGGAATATTTTTTCTTCGTACAGCTCTAGAAATATTTAATAATGGAGGTTTAGTAGAATCCTTGAGAAAAGGTTGCATCATATTATCAATTTCAGCTGTCTCTGTTGTCGAGTGAATATGGTGAAACTTATTATGATCAACACCAGGAGGAATTACTCTAGCTTTATGAGGTGCAAAAGAAGAATATTGGGAATATTGATAAACTGACTCTTGTTTGGTACTCGTAACAATAATATCTGCGGACTTTAACGCTTTTTCTTCTGCCTCAATTCTTTTACTTATTGCATAAAGCTTTTCTATTTGATTAGTTTTTAAACCAGTATCAAGCAATTTCCTTTTTTTCTCTCGTCCTAAAGAATGGCCAGTAAAAATTAGTGGAATATTTAAGGATTTACTTAGTTTAACTCCTACATACCCAGCATCTGCATAATGTGCATGAATAAAATTAGGCTTTTTATTTTTTTGATAATAAGAGATAAGTCTTTCAGTTAAATGATCTAAATAAGGCCAAAGTAATTCCTTTCTTAAATATTTATTTGGTCCAAATTTGAATCTTAATATTCTAACTCCAGGTTCTACAAATTCTTCTTCTTGAGAATATTCATCATCTACTTTAGGATCATTAACTAAACGAGTCACTAAATCTACTTGATCAACTTCTGA
Encoded here:
- a CDS encoding DUF3134 family protein; protein product: MDSNKLKLRLDDISEVNPALTCYHRDDPAPVLPLRDEPDLLSWLENTGRLIAEKEGDSQEISTIEEEELSALMGEKEDYKTEEEPSEDDWED
- the mraY gene encoding phospho-N-acetylmuramoyl-pentapeptide-transferase, with amino-acid sequence MIGKIKKFNFKSLVILNTFALIVTSYFFNNFLLIGVFTLFFFISLLTTKNGLEIIRKLNLLQNIRTEGPANHYKKNDTPTMGGILMIVPFLIFLLIITINLGSLKLFLLLLSISGFFIIGFLDDYLSIKNKENTGLRTKEKFILQSIISMIFLLLAYEKNLINPLITVSDSWGINMNIFILPISFLVLVGMSNSVNLTDGLDGLAAGCSGIVFYGLGTEILMKEQQELFVFSILCYSMSGICLGFLNYNSYPAKIFMGDTGSLSIGAILSSIALLTDSVFTLSIFSGIFIIESLSVMVQVGFFKITKKLFRRGKRIFLMAPLHHHFELQGVKEQKIVENFWKINILLVILGIVLKINL
- a CDS encoding glycosyltransferase; the protein is MRFKFLHLHLHGLIRSKNLELGRDADTGGQTQYVLELVKSLANTSEVDQVDLVTRLVNDPKVDDEYSQEEEFVEPGVRILRFKFGPNKYLRKELLWPYLDHLTERLISYYQKNKKPNFIHAHYADAGYVGVKLSKSLNIPLIFTGHSLGREKKRKLLDTGLKTNQIEKLYAISKRIEAEEKALKSADIIVTSTKQESVYQYSQYSSFAPHKARVIPPGVDHNKFHHIHSTTETAEIDNMMQPFLKDSTKPPLLNISRAVRRKNIPSLIEAYGRSEKLKRKANLILILGCRDSTSKLDPQQKDVFNKIFETIDKYNLYGKVAYPKKHLPSQIPALYRWAASRGGVFVNPALTEPFGLTLLEASSCGLPIISTNDGGPKEIRSKCENGLLVDVTDINELKVILEKGISNNNQWKLWSRNGIEGVNRHFSWNTHVRNYLSILSEEFSRSKSYSSSDIKQSCLKGSSSLIKPH